TCACAGACCAAGCACTCTAGACTAAGACGAAATTTAATCTCATCTGCCTTGTTGTGTATACTTGGGTCCAATTGCTTGACGGAAAATCGATGACAACCAGCGAAACTCCCCTTATTGTCACCAAAGACAATAACAGCCCTACTTCCTGTCGATTCGCTAGCCTGGCTATCTGAGAGTTCGATCTCAGCAACTTGGAATGTTCCCCACAGAATACTAGATATAGGAGGGAGCTGGGTGTCGGATAGTTGTTTTGCGCTCCAAATGACTTTTTGATCCGTAGTTGGAGTCAACTCTATTTTAATGTGAGATTCATATACTAACAACCAATTCAAACCCCCTGGCTACTTACCATCATAAGATACTTTTGATAAAGGGAAAAGAGTAAGGGCTATGCTCTCCGGGAGAAAAACTGGCCCTGAAAAAAAGCCCGTAACGAATGCAGACAGCAGATCCTTCTCCGACGCCACATTTTTTCTCGCGCACATTGATAAGATAATAGAGTGAGAATCTCCTTTGCTGGCATGGCTTCGTGGATTTACAAGTTTTCGAACAGTGCTTGAATTTACCAGAGTTTCTGATACTGCCACACTTGACTGAATATGCCTTGGATTGGTTTGCCGGAGACTATCGCGTAGTCTCAAGGCATACGCCCCGCCGACGCCAGCGAAAGCCAGGGTCGTCCCTATTGTGATCGTCTTTGGAGTGAAAGCTTCCGCTATCCTTCGGATGGGACTAAACATTTTGAAAAATAACAGTCCAATTACTTGAAGTATGACAAAGACAAGATTTTCATGAATGCTGAATACTTAAATACTGCCAGGGATTACGGACTTGCTGTTGGCCGAACCCCCGGGCAGCGGCCCGACATATCCCGCGTATAGAAAATATCTCACGTTTCATTCTCCTAGCACATTAATTGAAAGGATTTGACCAGTTATAGGATTCAGCCATTCGGTATGTAATTTTTGGAGGTTGAAATGTGTGTTTCGGAGTCTTTTAGGCAATTCCAGCCATCGTTGTGCGTAAAGCAATATAGCGCTATGGACAAAGATTTACGGACCAATTATTTCTTTTGAAGTGCGCACCTGTGAAATGGCTGTGAAGCACTTTTACTTCCAGTCTATGAGCTAAGTGTAACAGGACATTTAGAGAATGACCCTCTATTTCTCACACGAAAAGTATAGAAACTTATAAATAGTTTAGATATTACTAGTAGGTGTGCTCAATTCTTGTAGTACATTACAGGGTATGTAGTATATTCTCCTCAcgagaagccaaagcaaaTGTCCCACACTCGCGTACCGCTTTCCATATTATACAAGTTGCATTGCGTGTTACGCGTTTACTCGTTTACTCGTATACTCGTATAAACTGGAAGCAAACATACGACCTTGATTCAATCGTTCGTCTTTGCTGTCTAGCGCTGAGTAAGTGGCTGAGAGTAGGTAAGCCAGACCCCAACtattattctttttctttaaaaaagtataagtAGTGCGATATAACTACATCGGCAAATCGGCTCCTAGGTCGTTGTTTGGAGAAATGCTATAGTTTCTATAATCTGTTTAAACTGCGATTGGCGCCCAAATCGTCATTTGATAGAGCATACTGACTACTTCCAAATGCAGACAGATAACTTAGATATGCTTTAGCTTATATAACCATAGCTCTTTCATTTGTAATTGAAGTGCCGCCGATTATTCGATTTTAGTAAGATATTGCGCGTAGCCCCAATTATTGGAAATGGGCGCCTTACTTGTATTTATAGGTACTAATGGACCTGTTTCTGAGGTATATCGCGTGAGCATGCACTAAAGCCATTGAGCTCAATCTTACATGCACTGCGTACATAGATTGCTCAActctttcccctctttcGGATTTTTCACATTCAGAACATCGCTAGATACTTGACGCGCGAGGATAGTCAGGAAGAGAGATACAAATGTCTGCCGCCAAGCCAATTTTGATCTCAGGCGGTGGCCTTtcatcgctgctgctggcccaATCCCTGCGGCGATCTAATATACCCTTTAGGATCTTCGAGCGCGATGCGTCATTTACTTTCCGAGCTCAAGGATACCGACTGAGGTTATCTACAGAAGGACTTGAGGCCATCGAATCGGTTCTTGATGCCCCAACATGGCAGAAATTCTGGGATAAGTGTGGAAAGACCGGTGGTAGCGGTTTCACTGCAATGGATGCCATAACGGGAGAAGAAACGGAACATACAGCTCCCGaagctttggcttctcgAGGCGGCAAAATTGTGGGCATCGCCCGGGGAGATATGCGTAAGGTGTTTGCGGAGGGCTGCGAAGAACACATTGAATGGGCCAAAAACGTAACCGGCTATGAATTAACTGATGACGGGGTTGTTGCCATATTCTCCGACGGATCTAAGTCAATCGAAGGCTCCATGCTTGTGGGGGGCGAGGGTATCTACTCCAAAGTCGCGAAGCAGCTCTCTGGTGGAAGACTCAAGGTCTATGACACAGGCGCTAGGGGAATACACGGACAGGCCCCCACGACTGCGTTCAAGGGTCTGGGAGAAGGAGTCTTCACCGTGCGGGATAAGACCCGACCGGACGGTGCCGtgttcatcatcaccaacattCGTCCTGATCAAATGGACGACCCCGACATTCAGTTTGGATGGACAATGGGAGGCCAGCCAGGTGTAATCCAGGTCCCCAACGACGATTACAGCATCGTGGGCAAACAGGCTGCTGACATTGCCAAGTCACTCGTGAAGAATTGGCATCCGCGATTCAAGCCCTtgtttgatgagatgatcGAGTCCGAAGCGGCATTTTGGAAGATTACATGCTCGACACCATCAGGCGTACCAGAATGGCCAAACGAGCCTCGTGTGACAGTTATAGGAGACGCCGTACACTCAATGACACCCGCGGGAGGAATTGGGGCGAATACTGCCGTTCAAGATTCTGCGCTGCTAGGAAGATTATTGGGTGAGGCCGGAGGCTATGCACCTGGTGTTACGGCTGCCtacgaaaaagaaatgagaaTTTATGGTAGCAAAGCTGTTCATCAGAGCTATACGACGGCAGTTAGTTCGTTTGGCGTCAAAATTGATGAAGCGACTAGTCCAACGGTCTAGATATAATGCATTCggttataatataaagcATTACTACACCGTAGTGTAAAAACGCGCATCTCTCACTAGAATCGGTTGGCATTTTATAAGCAGATCACGTCAATGAGTAACCGGTAATGCATATCTTAATACACTGTAACTGGATAGACCTACGTTTGGCTTGATTGGACAATCGCATATCTATCATCTCAGCGAGAGATGGGTGGCCACATACCATAAGTAAACTCGCTGTAAATACTCACAGAGTCCAAAAACCTCATAGAGAGGACAACTGTGATGTCTGCAGAAATACTGTCCAAAATCTATGCATGCTATGATAGGTACTGCCCTCTTGCCTAAGATTAGGGAGCTAATAAGGAagagtgatgatgttgtAGGAGCTTCTATATGGGCCATCTAACACGATATTGCCGAATGTGCATGTCAATGGCCGCATCTACATCTAAACTCCGTTGAAAGACATGGACAGGGGGCATTTTAGATGCTGGCGTACGTACGAACCACCTCGGTGGTTGCTTACACAGCAGCATTTCTTAGACGGTTAGCCTCGCAACCCTGGCATCTGGCTGCAACAATACTTAAGAAATAGCAGTAATTTCACTATTCATAAAACAACTTATGATATATAATTCTCTTAATAATAGGCTACTCATGTCGGAAGTTTCCACGCGAATTCCCTGGTAGGCTATTCATCTCGGGAACTTCCTTGTTACTGCCATGTGTCCCTCAAACATCGATGTAGCTGAGCACTAGCGAGAGGTGGGGATTCTGGCTAGCTGCTCTCAGCAGGCCTTCGCAATTTTGTATCATTAGGTTCTATTTCGACCAAGTCGGTGGTAAGTGTAGATTAAGTCCGGGTCTCCAGTTCACTTAGCCAATTATCTACTCATACTTTCGACTATATCTAATGCCTTATTTGGTTGATGTGATAGATCTGAATAACGTGTTTTGCGCCATCCATTGCCTTGGCAAATTGAACATCTCTTCCTACAATGTTTAGGTGGTTCATAGgccagaagatgctgctagAACCGCGCATAGTAGTTACAATGAACCGCTAGATTACGTCTGTGTTCTCTTTATTAAGTGAAACATCTCAGAAATTGCGCGTATTCGGTTCTAGAGTCGCCCGGGTTTGGGTCAGTTTGTCGATGATCAAGATTAGTGATCTTTACCAATTGGGTAAATGGTAGCTTGGGAATACTTACCAAGTTAGTGTATAAAAGATTTCGATGAGTCAACCGGAGTTAACTTGTACAAGGATGTTTTACATTATTCATTTAGGCTTTGCTGTTCTAGAGACAAAGACATACGATGCCTTTCGCCTTAGTGACGGATTCTTTCCCGGTCAAATGCAAACAATAATGGAAGAAGAATTATGTATTAGTATTAGATAAATCCACTGTTGACAAATCTTTTAGTTACTCTTTCACATGCAGTATTGTAGCCTTGCTCGTTGTTAAATGAAATTGTGGCCATCGAAATGGACATATATAAATACGCATCGttgaattcttcttcttcagttGCGTTATCGAGATCTTAACGACCTTGAAATAATGGCAGATATTACTCATGACACAACATCAGAGACCATGAGTGTCTCCGGGGACCCAAATTCGCTGGAAAGGGGTCAGATTAACCTACCTGCtaacagagaaaaagatgagCATGAGCAAGGAAGTCAAGATCAGCAGTCGCCCTATCCCAACGAGCAATGGGATTGGGAGACAGATCCACATAATCCATACAATTGGCCTGCAAGCAGAAAAGCATGGCAGATTGCCATTGTTTCCTCAATGGCATTTACAGCGTTTGTTTGCACACTTGTAGATGTTGGCAGTACATATATCTAACATTCTGACCAGATCCTTCGGCACCTCAGTAATGACTGCAGCTCCAGAACAACTCATCAATGAATTCGGTGTGACGACAACACAATCAATTTTACCTCTTTCGCTCTATGTCTTCGCTCTTGCGCTGGGACCAGTAATCGGGGGACCGTTATCGGAGACGATTGGAAGATATTATATCTTCATGATAGGCGTCCTCATTGGAGCTCTTTTCGCCATCGGCTGTGGCACGGTACAAACCTTCGCTGGACTTTGCATTCTTCGCTTTTTATCtggtctcttcttcgcccccACGTTGGCAATCTCCGGCGGAACTCTTAATGAGATATATAAGCCGGAACACCGAGGCATACCATCTACCTTTTTCATTACGACACCTTTGCTGGGGCCAGGTTTCGGGTACGTATAGCGATGAATAACcaattctttctttcttaaAGTGAGAGAAGAAACGTGCTGATTGTCATCTGCGTAGTCCTGTTATTGGAGGTTTTGTTACGCAGAGAAAGGGCTGGCGATGGACACAATGGacaattattttcttttcaatctttagccttcttcttggtctccttTTCGGCAGAGAAACGTTTCATCCTATTCTCAAGAAgcgcaaagcaaagcaagttGGACAGCCGAtaccaccgccgccacctcTCCGTatgaggctgaagctctTCATGACTGTTGCGCTTTTTCGGCCCTTACTCATGCTGGCGATCGAGCCAATTACAACCCTATTCTGCTTGTATTCGGCGTTGGAGTTTGCCACTCTATTCTCATTTTTCGCTGCAATTCCGTATGTGTTCCAAGAAGTGTACCACTTCTCCACGGAGCAAGTGGGCTTGGTGTtcgtttccatcatcatcggctgTGTTTTGGGCGCCATAACACTTATACTATGCAACAAGTATTTTTACCTTCCCCAAGTTACAAAATATCCTCCTCACCAGGTACCTCCGGAACATCGGCTGTATGCTGCTATGATCGGTAGTATCGGTCTCCCTCTTGGGTTGTTTTGGTTTGGTTGGACCTCAAAGTCCGATATATCTTGGGCCAGTCCCGCAGTTGCTATTATCCCATTTACTTGGGGTAATTTGTGTTTGTTTACAGGCAGCCTGCAGTACTTAATTGACACCTATCAGGGAATGACCATTGCAAGCGCCGTGAGCGCTAATAGTTTAGCCAGATATATTCTTTCCGGTGCATTTCCACTCTTCACTACTCAAAGTAAGTTATGTCTCGTTCAAACGCGTATTGTAATATTGCTGACACATTAAATGCAGTGTACAGGAACTTGGGCATTGGCTGGGCAAGCAGCTTACTTGGCTTTTTCGCAGTGGCCCTTTTGCCGGTTCCGTGGATTTTTTTCAAGTTTGGAAAGCTTATTAGATCAAAAAGCCGATATGAGGCGTCCAAATTCTAATATCCTCTCTCATCgatacacacacacacacacaagaaTATCACAGATTTTAGAGTCCCTGTTAGCCCAAGCTCCAGAATTATTGGCGAAACTTACTTGGTGTTGATAAAGCAGATGGGAGATTGTCTTGAAAAGGGTAGGTGGCCGATTTTTGTTGGAAGCCATTGTGTACTTGTCTGGCATGCTGGCTGTCCGTATCCTGTGGTCATCAACGCGCAGCGCAGGTGTTGTTATATACTGATAGATCAATTAATTTAATGACACTCATACCTAATCACTGAAAGACGATTATCCAAACTGATGCGCAATGTTTGTTAAGTGCACCAAGATACGCAGCAAATTTGTATGGGGCCTTTGAGACCTCATGCGCAATAGAGTCTTTTAGTGCTATCCTCAGCACTATGCAGGCAATGACGAAATGAATAATAGTGAGCTGCATTTTCCGCTCCcgccgaagatggagatcTTACGAAGACCCAGAGGGGTtgccagcagcaaaaaagGTAAAAAGCAATATTTTCAAACGTGAAGGTCATCTTCTCTTATTGTATTAACCGTCATTGCATTGCTCATATATTGGCTCATGTGCTCGACACAATTACGACTTGGATGACAACGGGAGCAcaaagaaatattaattCCCCATTGGACCTGAATGTGTCAAACCACTGGCAACGGGAGTTCCTTCAGCGCCGAAGATGAGCACTAGCAGGTCAGCACGCTGCCTGAATAAGTTTAAAGAGGGCGATTACAATGTACCTCCAGGCATATTGTATGGTGTTTAACATAATAAGTATTGTGAGAGTTTACTCACTTTAGCGCAAAGGCAACGAGCGATCAAATGAACTCAAAAAAGTTGTACCAGATGGCAAAACGAATAGAGAGACCATGTTCTAATATATAACAAGCTTTACATCccgaggctgatgatggataTCTGTTTTACATTTTGCTGCCTCATCTTGCGCATCGGATTTGCGACCTTTGTTCTCACATCCGCATCTCAACACTCCTCACACATAGCTACCGGAGGGAATCTTATTCCATCGTTAAAGAGTCATGACGCAAAAGAAAATCTTGAGAAATAAAGTAGCAGTCTGTGGACTGGGTAAGAATTATGGCCTACTTCAACTGGCTTGCACCTTAACCCCATCCCCAACAGCGAGGACACCTGCCGTCGTTACTCTACTAACTGAACATGCGGAAAGGTATTGCGGGCATCTCAGCCGTGAAGAACTTGACTGAAGCTGGTTTCGATGTAACTGGATTCGAAGCTTCCGATGCAATTGGTGGCCTCTGGCACTATACCGAGGATGCGAGGACAAGCTGCTTATCTAGTAAGCGGTGTCATCCCCTACTGAATTTCCGTGTCTCACCATCATTTTATTCGACAGATACAAGAGCGCTAGGTCGGAGGGATACGGTGAGTGAACTGATATTCTTGAAGAAATGAATGTGGCTAATTCTACAGTTCGGCTTTTCTGACTTTCCTTATGCTGGTGGTATGTCTAACGTTCTTCGCTTGCATGCCTAACTTCATACATGTTGATACTTACACAGAGTTCCTAGGTGCATCTGATGGCCCACTCTATCCAAAAGAAATTCAGGCATTTCTGGAGTCATATGCGCAGCATTTTGACATTATTCACCGATTTCGACTCAATACAAGAGTGACAAACATCAGTCGAGTTGGCGATAGGTGGTCTTTATTGCTTACGAATgcagaagggaaaagggaagaagaaatgtttGACAGGCTGGTCGTTTGTACTGGACTCTTCCAAACACCAAAAGAGCCTCGTGTTGAAGGTCTCGACCAATTCAGAGGTGAAGTACTAAATGCCCATACGTACAAAAGGTAAGAGGATGCCTGTGCGCAGTATGATGGCCAAGCTGTTAGGTATCTAATCCGAAGCTTCTTAGCCCAAAGAACTTCGACGGAAAGCGAGTATTGGTTGTTGGACTTGGCTCCACGGCAACAGACATTGCCCGAGGTCTTGCAGGCAGAGCCAATCAAATTTTCATATCTCACCGAAATGGGTGCCTGATGGTAGAAACGATTTCTATCTTGGTCAAAGTATCTGCTGATATGATGCGCAGTTGCCGTACGGTAAGGCAAACGATGTATGCTTCCCCCCTCTCCGCGAGCAGCGGAAAGCCGCGAAAAGACCACCCTTTGAACAAGGCCGAATGCTACACAAAGCCTTTCTCGAAATGCAAGACGAAGCGTTTGATCTGCGGCCAGAGTGGGGTCTTGCTAACGCTCCTGCAATGCCTCATAAGCTGCCAATCATTGGAGACGAATTTTATGACCTTCTCGTATCTGGGGCTGTTACCTTGGTTGCTGGGGTAAAACGGGTTCTTGAGTCCCATGTAGAACTCACAGACGGGAACAAACTGGAAGTCGATGCCATAATATTTGCAATTGGCTACAACAAGTCCTTTTCACTGTTGGGTCCCTACGATCCCTCTAGACATATGCCCCAGGCATGGAAAGACGCTCGTGGTTCTACGGGACGACCTCTCCCAAGGCTTTACCAGGGCATCTTTTCATTAGATTTCCCAGACTCTCTCGCCTACTCAGAGAATGTAGGTCCCACTTTATCTGCTTCGATCAACGCGGATCTGGCGTCAATGGCCCTGGCCCAGGTCTGGCTCGGAACTTCAAGGTTGCCGTCCGCTAGTgagatggcgaagaatgCCGACACACAAAATCAGATGGCGATATCCCTGGCAAAAGACGGCGAGATTTTCGATCCTGCCTTTGTGAATACTACGGAATGGAGTATATGGGCTGACAGGGCGGCAGGTCTGGGTATTCAGGACAGAATTGGGTACGGGTGGAAATCCTGGTGGCTGTGGTTGACAGACTATCGTCTATACAAAACACTTTTGGATGGAAAGTTTGTGCCACAGGTCTATAGAATTTTCGATGAAGGGAAACGGAAACCGTGGAAAGGCGCTCGTGAATCGTTTTTCAAGGCCAATGGAATGGATTGACCACTCATTGCCTGTCGGAAGCTCCGATACCTGAGCTTATGTTTGGTTTGGACGTTTCGGTAATTGCTTCGATGTTCAGTCCCGAAAATCCGAGCGTATATTCCGAAGAGCTGGTATA
Above is a genomic segment from Trichoderma breve strain T069 chromosome 6, whole genome shotgun sequence containing:
- a CDS encoding FAD binding domain-containing protein — encoded protein: MSAAKPILISGGGLSSLLLAQSLRRSNIPFRIFERDASFTFRAQGYRLRLSTEGLEAIESVLDAPTWQKFWDKCGKTGGSGFTAMDAITGEETEHTAPEALASRGGKIVGIARGDMRKVFAEGCEEHIEWAKNVTGYELTDDGVVAIFSDGSKSIEGSMLVGGEGARGIHGQAPTTAFKGLGEGVFTVRDKTRPDGAVFIITNIRPDQMDDPDIQFGWTMGGQPGVIQVPNDDYSIVGKQAADIAKSLVKNWHPRFKPLFDEMIESEAAFWKITCSTPSGVPEWPNEPRVTVIGDAVHSMTPAGGIGANTAVQDSALLGRLLGEAGGYAPGVTAAYEKEMRIYGSKAVHQSYTTAVSSFGVKIDEATSPTV
- a CDS encoding major facilitator superfamily domain-containing protein; this translates as MSVSGDPNSLERGQINLPANREKDEHEQGSQDQQSPYPNEQWDWETDPHNPYNWPASRKAWQIAIVSSMAFTASFGTSVMTAAPEQLINEFGVTTTQSILPLSLYVFALALGPVIGGPLSETIGRYYIFMIGVLIGALFAIGCGTVQTFAGLCILRFLSGLFFAPTLAISGGTLNEIYKPEHRGIPSTFFITTPLLGPGFGPVIGGFVTQRKGWRWTQWTIIFFSIFSLLLGLLFGRETFHPILKKRKAKQVGQPIPPPPPLRMRLKLFMTVALFRPLLMLAIEPITTLFCLYSALEFATLFSFFAAIPYVFQEVYHFSTEQVGLVFVSIIIGCVLGAITLILCNKYFYLPQVTKYPPHQVPPEHRLYAAMIGSIGLPLGLFWFGWTSKSDISWASPAVAIIPFTWGNFLARYILSGAFPLFTTQMYRNLGIGWASSLLGFFAVALLPVPWIFFKFGKLIRSKSRYEASKF
- a CDS encoding flavin-binding monooxygenase-like domain-containing protein gives rise to the protein MFDRLVVCTGLFQTPKEPRVEGLDQFRGEVLNAHTYKSPKNFDGKRVLVVGLGSTATDIARGLAGRANQIFISHRNGCLMLPYGKANDVCFPPLREQRKAAKRPPFEQGRMLHKAFLEMQDEAFDLRPEWGLANAPAMPHKLPIIGDEFYDLLVSGAVTLVAGVKRVLESHVELTDGNKLEVDAIIFAIGYNKSFSLLGPYDPSRHMPQAWKDARGSTGRPLPRLYQGIFSLDFPDSLAYSENVGPTLSASINADLASMALAQVWLGTSRLPSASEMAKNADTQNQMAISLAKDGEIFDPAFVNTTEWSIWADRAAGLGIQDRIGYGWKSWWLWLTDYRLYKTLLDGKFVPQVYRIFDEGKRKPWKGARESFFKANGMD